In Candidatus Didemnitutus sp., a genomic segment contains:
- a CDS encoding Gfo/Idh/MocA family oxidoreductase produces MSARVAFVGVGHRATRFIEELAQPGRSARIVGFCDVSAVRMAAQNRWLREKHGHAAVPEFSAAQFEEMIRATAADTVVVATVDSEHHSYIGRSLAMNCDVITEKPMTTDASKCRAILAAARVHPERRVTVAFNYRWAPTNTKIKELLASHLIGDVKSVNLEWQLDLRHGADYFRRWHSEKQCSGGLLVHKATHHFDLVNWWTDSIPRRVYATGGLKFYGEANAKARGQTALTGYPRYTGESRAQTDPFAIDLAANPHFKALYLDAERETGYVRDRNVFRPGIDIEDDVSVLVDYRNGLVLTYSLNAFSPREGMRVVFNGTRGRLEYHQFEKSNGATPENDEGHLENREDRADKPSAEGSSIRVYPHDGKPYDVPTRPSTGGHWGGDPLLTQHLFGDSAAKDEWGRVAGHEQGAASILVGIAANESLASRMPVSIDSLVPLRLDATCLSELI; encoded by the coding sequence ATGAGCGCTCGCGTCGCATTCGTCGGAGTCGGCCACCGTGCCACACGTTTCATCGAGGAACTGGCGCAGCCGGGCCGTTCGGCCCGAATCGTCGGCTTCTGCGATGTCAGTGCCGTGCGCATGGCGGCGCAGAATCGCTGGCTGCGCGAGAAGCACGGACACGCGGCGGTGCCGGAGTTCTCCGCCGCACAGTTCGAGGAAATGATTCGCGCCACCGCGGCCGACACCGTCGTGGTGGCGACCGTCGATTCCGAGCACCACTCCTACATCGGGCGCAGCCTGGCCATGAATTGCGACGTCATCACCGAGAAACCGATGACGACCGACGCGAGCAAATGCCGCGCGATTCTCGCGGCCGCGCGCGTCCACCCGGAGCGGCGCGTGACGGTCGCCTTCAACTACCGTTGGGCGCCCACCAACACGAAGATCAAGGAACTCCTCGCGAGCCACCTCATCGGTGACGTCAAGAGCGTGAACCTGGAGTGGCAGCTCGATCTGCGGCACGGCGCGGATTACTTCCGTCGCTGGCACAGCGAAAAGCAGTGCTCGGGCGGCCTGCTCGTGCACAAGGCGACGCACCATTTCGACCTGGTGAACTGGTGGACCGATTCCATCCCGCGTCGCGTCTACGCGACCGGCGGCCTGAAATTCTACGGCGAGGCGAACGCCAAGGCGCGCGGGCAGACGGCGTTGACCGGTTATCCGCGCTATACGGGCGAGTCGCGCGCGCAGACCGATCCCTTTGCCATCGATCTCGCGGCGAATCCGCATTTCAAGGCGCTCTATCTCGACGCTGAGCGCGAGACGGGCTACGTCCGCGACCGCAATGTGTTCCGACCCGGCATCGATATCGAGGACGACGTGAGCGTTTTGGTCGATTATCGCAACGGCCTCGTGCTGACCTATTCGCTGAATGCCTTCAGCCCGCGCGAAGGGATGCGCGTCGTCTTCAACGGCACACGCGGCCGCCTGGAGTATCATCAGTTCGAGAAATCCAACGGCGCGACGCCGGAGAACGACGAGGGCCATCTGGAAAACCGCGAGGATCGTGCCGACAAGCCGTCGGCCGAGGGCAGCTCGATTCGCGTGTATCCGCACGACGGCAAACCCTACGACGTGCCGACGCGGCCTTCCACCGGCGGCCACTGGGGCGGAGATCCCTTGCTGACGCAGCATCTGTTCGGCGACAGTGCGGCGAAGGACGAATGGGGTCGCGTCGCCGGCCACGAGCAGGGCGCCGCCTCCATTCTGGTTGGCATCGCGGCCAACGAATCGCTGGCCTCGCGCATGCCGGTTTCGATCGATTCACTCGTCCCGCTCCGCTTGGACGCCACCTGCTTGAGCGAGCTCATCTGA
- a CDS encoding arylsulfatase encodes MNIPISPRGRLGVALFSATVLAAMATERPNIVFIVADDMGYSDLGCYGSEIATPNLDALAADGLRFSQFYTTPKCFPSRASLLTGLYPHQTGLGRRPGKLRDCTTIAEVLRTAGYHTWMVGKWHGKDIPVTRGFEHFFGLVDGQVNHFNPGHQRPGEPVPAKDKGERTWAIDDKVFKPWTPEDPKYYSSDAFMDRALEYLGNQRDDQPFFLYVAFTAPHYPIQAWPEDIAKYRGKYLIGWDQVRANRYQRQKEMGLLTPGMNLAPRGNTRSAVVRETGEWMNRFWDGNGQILPWEQVGDHDKWDLKMSVYAAMVDRLDQNVGRLRAKLRELGKAENTLIVFLSDNGACSGTHHYGATPKDKPTSGPGPMDSFHTYDTPWADASNTPFYGYKDTTYEGGNATPFIVSWPAGLKTKPGAITAEVAHIMDLMPTALELAGAKYPAEFNGSPIPPMEGKSLAPLLVGGHRAGHEALFWEYNEDRAVRRGDWKLVAFGKDGPWELYDLARDRAETHDLATQRPELVRDLAARWEAWARRIGVDKLPAKKAMED; translated from the coding sequence ATGAACATTCCGATTTCTCCGCGAGGGCGTCTCGGCGTCGCCCTTTTTTCCGCCACGGTGCTCGCGGCAATGGCGACCGAGCGTCCCAACATCGTCTTCATCGTGGCGGACGACATGGGCTACTCGGATCTCGGTTGCTACGGCTCCGAGATCGCGACTCCGAATCTCGATGCGCTAGCGGCGGACGGGCTGCGCTTTTCGCAGTTCTACACGACGCCGAAGTGCTTCCCGTCGCGCGCCTCGTTGCTGACCGGGCTGTATCCGCACCAGACCGGGCTCGGGCGGCGGCCGGGTAAATTGCGCGACTGCACCACGATCGCGGAAGTGCTCCGCACGGCCGGCTACCACACGTGGATGGTGGGGAAGTGGCACGGCAAAGACATCCCGGTGACGCGCGGCTTCGAGCACTTCTTCGGTCTCGTCGACGGACAGGTCAATCACTTCAACCCCGGCCACCAGCGCCCAGGCGAGCCCGTTCCCGCCAAGGACAAGGGCGAGCGCACGTGGGCGATCGACGACAAAGTGTTCAAGCCCTGGACGCCCGAGGATCCGAAATACTACTCGTCCGATGCCTTCATGGACCGCGCGCTCGAATACCTGGGCAACCAGCGCGACGACCAGCCGTTCTTCCTCTACGTGGCGTTCACGGCGCCGCATTATCCGATCCAAGCGTGGCCGGAGGACATCGCGAAATATCGCGGCAAATATCTCATCGGCTGGGATCAGGTGCGGGCCAATCGTTACCAGCGACAGAAGGAGATGGGGTTGCTGACGCCGGGCATGAACCTCGCTCCGCGCGGTAACACGCGGAGCGCCGTCGTGCGGGAAACGGGCGAGTGGATGAATCGGTTCTGGGACGGCAACGGACAAATCCTGCCGTGGGAGCAGGTGGGCGATCACGACAAATGGGACCTCAAGATGTCCGTCTACGCCGCGATGGTCGACCGGCTCGACCAAAACGTCGGCCGGTTGCGCGCCAAACTCCGCGAGCTCGGCAAGGCGGAGAACACCTTGATCGTTTTCCTTTCGGACAACGGCGCCTGTTCCGGCACGCATCACTACGGCGCGACGCCGAAGGACAAACCGACTTCCGGTCCCGGCCCGATGGATTCGTTTCACACCTACGACACGCCGTGGGCCGACGCGAGCAACACGCCGTTCTACGGCTACAAGGACACCACATACGAAGGCGGCAACGCCACGCCGTTCATCGTAAGCTGGCCAGCCGGCCTGAAAACGAAGCCCGGCGCCATCACGGCGGAGGTCGCGCACATCATGGATCTGATGCCGACCGCGCTGGAACTCGCCGGCGCGAAGTATCCCGCCGAATTCAACGGCTCGCCCATTCCACCCATGGAAGGCAAGTCGCTCGCGCCGCTGCTCGTCGGCGGGCACCGCGCGGGACACGAAGCGCTGTTCTGGGAATACAACGAGGACCGCGCCGTGCGCCGCGGCGATTGGAAGCTCGTGGCCTTCGGCAAGGACGGCCCGTGGGAACTTTACGATCTCGCGCGTGATCGCGCCGAGACACACGACCTCGCGACTCAGCGGCCGGAGTTGGTGCGCGATCTGGCAGCCCGATGGGAAGCCTGGGCGCGCCGGATCGGCGTGGACAAATTACCGGCTAAAAAAGCAATGGAGGACTGA
- a CDS encoding substrate-binding domain-containing protein — protein sequence MTSPRLRRLGAFLRLEAYHTHGILRGLAQFAREHAGIEVLKLPQPASYSPTAIRALRLDAIVARVTSARDEAALARCGVPVVNVSGQFATRTIAWVNTDDARIGEMAAAHLGSRGLRNFAYCGNRTHLASQRRRASFRTATQQWAGTFHDRTLARSHEALPFPGTVRRELAHWIRTLPKPVGILGFNDRVVLELAQACQLAGVTIPHDVALIGVGNDLTRLEFAPTEITSIEVPTLQLGYRAAQTAMALLAGRRPPAEILLPPPKIVTRRSTDHFAVDDEQVSVALDYIREQRSNTIYVTDVARAAGLSRRVLERRFRAALGLSVYEHVQRMHLERAQELMADAALSLAEIAYASGYESQRHLNLAFRRLLDTTPGAFRKTVLQRPA from the coding sequence GTGACCAGTCCGCGTCTCCGCCGTCTCGGCGCGTTTCTCCGCCTCGAAGCCTATCACACCCACGGGATTCTCCGGGGGCTGGCTCAGTTCGCCCGCGAGCACGCCGGCATCGAGGTGCTGAAGCTGCCGCAGCCCGCCTCCTATTCCCCGACCGCGATCCGCGCCTTGCGTCTCGATGCCATCGTCGCGCGCGTGACGTCCGCGCGCGACGAAGCCGCGCTCGCCCGCTGCGGCGTGCCGGTGGTGAATGTGTCGGGACAGTTCGCCACCCGCACGATCGCCTGGGTGAACACCGATGATGCCCGCATCGGCGAAATGGCCGCCGCGCATCTCGGGAGCCGCGGCTTGCGGAACTTCGCCTACTGCGGCAATCGCACGCATCTCGCCTCGCAGCGGCGGCGCGCGAGCTTCCGCACCGCGACTCAACAGTGGGCAGGCACGTTCCATGACCGCACCCTGGCCCGCAGCCATGAGGCGCTCCCCTTCCCCGGCACCGTGCGCCGCGAGCTCGCGCACTGGATTCGCACCCTGCCCAAGCCGGTCGGAATTCTCGGCTTCAACGACCGCGTCGTGCTGGAGTTGGCGCAAGCCTGCCAACTCGCCGGCGTGACCATACCACACGACGTCGCGCTGATCGGAGTCGGCAACGATCTCACGCGCCTGGAATTTGCCCCGACGGAGATTACCAGCATCGAGGTTCCCACACTACAGCTCGGCTATCGCGCCGCGCAGACGGCCATGGCACTGCTCGCCGGACGCCGCCCGCCCGCGGAAATCCTGCTGCCGCCGCCGAAAATCGTCACCCGGAGGTCGACGGACCACTTCGCCGTCGATGACGAACAGGTCTCCGTCGCGCTCGACTACATCCGCGAGCAGCGCAGCAACACCATTTACGTAACGGACGTGGCCCGCGCGGCCGGACTCTCGCGTCGCGTGCTGGAGCGGCGGTTCCGCGCCGCGCTCGGCTTGTCGGTTTATGAGCATGTGCAGCGCATGCACCTCGAACGCGCCCAGGAACTCATGGCGGATGCAGCGCTGTCGCTCGCCGAGATCGCCTACGCCAGCGGCTACGAAAGCCAGCGTCACCTGAACCTCGCGTTCCGCCGGTTGTTGGACACGACGCCGGGGGCGTTTCGGAAAACCGTTCTGCAACGACCGGCGTAA
- a CDS encoding alpha-glucuronidase — MHRFLLLLLCATAGLGRLAAAPADEDGYELWLRYRPEADAARRTEYAQYAGAIVAPERAICQSARAELARAWQGVVGDRTPGRGRVVIGLHGDHPAIAALVDAQRLGELGPEGFVLRAGEWNGAPVLVVAGGGDRGVLYGAFALARELQLGHALSSLDLADAPKIARRYANHWDNPVRTAGFRDESIERGYAGESFFKWDELPERIDPRLHDWARLLAAMGINGVMINNVNTAKRGLEGWRLLTPEYLPKLAAMAGVLRPFGVRLFVSVNFFSPVLIDRLPTADPMDPAVRAWWRKKADEIYARIPDFGGFLVKADSEGEPGPMKYGRTHADGANMIAAALAPHGGELHWRAFVYDRSTGDRVTQAYATFAPLDGQFAKNAFVQIKNGPLDFQVREPVSSLLGAMPHTNQLLELQITQEYTGQDKHLCFLAPMWSEVLDFDTHARGAGSSVARLIADRLNPGTENGVVGVMNTGDSRNWTGHPLAQANTFAFGRLAWNPAPPPERIAAEWSALTFGRDEQVQRVVAEMLLASWRAFEDYTAPLGLGHLTRRGDHFHPDPKNRVDYHVGDRQGVGTDRTVATGTGYAGQYFEPWRSRYESVAETPEDLLLFFHHVPYTHRLRNGQTLIQEIYDRHFAGLERARGFVRAWDSLRGRIDDARYAEVRARLVAQVRYAEAWVRSINGYFAELSGIPDAQARALPAISTEQP, encoded by the coding sequence ATGCATCGCTTCCTGCTTCTCCTTCTCTGCGCGACAGCCGGGCTCGGCCGACTCGCGGCGGCGCCGGCAGACGAGGACGGCTATGAACTGTGGCTGCGCTATCGCCCCGAAGCCGACGCGGCGCGTCGCACCGAATACGCGCAGTATGCCGGAGCCATTGTCGCCCCGGAACGCGCGATTTGCCAATCCGCGCGGGCGGAACTCGCTCGCGCTTGGCAGGGCGTCGTCGGCGACCGGACGCCGGGGCGCGGTCGCGTGGTGATCGGTCTGCACGGCGATCATCCGGCGATTGCTGCGCTGGTCGACGCGCAGCGACTGGGAGAACTGGGCCCCGAAGGTTTCGTGCTCAGAGCGGGTGAGTGGAACGGCGCGCCCGTGTTGGTGGTTGCGGGCGGCGGCGACCGCGGCGTCCTTTACGGAGCCTTCGCGCTGGCGCGGGAGTTGCAACTCGGCCACGCGCTCAGCTCGCTCGATTTGGCGGATGCACCGAAGATCGCGCGTCGCTACGCCAATCACTGGGACAATCCGGTGCGCACGGCCGGATTTCGTGATGAGTCGATCGAGCGCGGTTACGCGGGCGAGAGTTTCTTCAAGTGGGACGAATTGCCGGAGCGCATCGATCCCCGCTTGCACGACTGGGCGCGCCTCCTCGCGGCGATGGGGATTAACGGCGTGATGATCAATAACGTGAACACGGCGAAACGCGGACTGGAGGGCTGGCGCCTGCTCACGCCGGAGTATCTGCCCAAACTTGCCGCCATGGCCGGCGTGCTGCGGCCGTTCGGCGTGCGGCTGTTCGTGTCGGTGAACTTCTTCAGTCCGGTGCTCATTGACCGCCTGCCGACCGCGGACCCGATGGATCCGGCCGTCCGAGCGTGGTGGCGAAAGAAGGCAGACGAGATTTACGCGCGGATTCCGGATTTCGGCGGCTTCCTCGTGAAGGCCGATTCCGAAGGCGAACCGGGCCCGATGAAATACGGACGCACCCACGCCGACGGCGCGAACATGATTGCCGCGGCGCTGGCGCCGCACGGCGGCGAGTTGCACTGGCGCGCCTTCGTCTACGACCGCTCAACCGGCGATCGCGTCACGCAGGCCTACGCGACCTTCGCGCCGCTCGACGGCCAATTCGCGAAGAACGCCTTCGTGCAGATCAAGAACGGACCGCTCGACTTTCAAGTGCGGGAGCCGGTGTCGTCGCTGCTCGGTGCGATGCCGCACACGAATCAGCTGCTCGAGCTCCAGATCACGCAGGAATACACAGGGCAGGACAAACACCTGTGCTTCCTAGCGCCGATGTGGAGCGAAGTGCTCGATTTCGACACGCACGCGCGGGGCGCCGGTTCGAGTGTCGCGCGCTTGATTGCAGATCGCCTGAATCCCGGCACGGAAAACGGAGTCGTCGGCGTGATGAATACGGGCGACAGCCGCAACTGGACGGGACATCCGCTGGCGCAGGCGAACACGTTCGCTTTCGGACGTTTGGCGTGGAATCCCGCGCCGCCGCCGGAGCGCATCGCCGCGGAGTGGAGTGCACTCACTTTCGGACGCGACGAGCAGGTGCAACGGGTCGTGGCGGAGATGCTGCTGGCGTCGTGGCGCGCATTCGAGGACTACACGGCGCCGCTCGGCCTTGGCCATCTCACCCGGCGCGGCGATCATTTCCATCCCGACCCGAAGAATCGCGTGGATTACCACGTTGGCGATCGGCAAGGCGTCGGCACCGACCGGACCGTCGCGACCGGCACCGGCTACGCGGGGCAGTATTTCGAGCCGTGGCGATCGCGCTATGAATCCGTGGCGGAGACGCCCGAGGACTTGCTGCTGTTTTTCCATCACGTGCCCTACACGCATCGCCTGCGGAACGGTCAGACGCTGATTCAGGAAATCTACGATCGTCATTTCGCCGGCTTGGAACGTGCACGCGGCTTCGTGCGGGCCTGGGATAGTCTGCGCGGACGCATCGACGACGCGCGCTACGCGGAGGTGCGGGCACGGCTCGTCGCGCAGGTGCGTTACGCGGAAGCGTGGGTGCGGTCGATCAACGGCTACTTTGCCGAACTGTCTGGCATTCCCGACGCGCAGGCGCGCGCTTTGCCTGCAATTTCCACCGAACAGCCATGA
- a CDS encoding TonB-dependent receptor, translated as MKLPRLFVATAVLALAGAVAAFAQSSGSIVGRVTDANNASALPGVEISVAGTSATTSTLPDGTYRISGLPAGSCSLTFAYLGYDAQTGTVAVVAGQEAILNARLGSEIVQLAEFKVGGVREGQARALNQQKTAGNIKNIVAADAIGNFPDKNVAESLQRISGVSTVSLRGEPLYVTIRGASPQWNSVSLDGMSVLSANGAHSDALGGDMRSVQLDVLSSSQVGSMEVVKAITPDLDGDSIGGAVLLKGRSAFDYGRRVATASLAGTHNDLADKSGYRGTFSYSDVLGANQDWGVSVSYSKERKTELEQSNETNDWFKMTATVNGATMTGYVPTTLLQTYIYDVREREAVSAALEKKIGRVGRVFVRGFWNKFSEDDERYGSRYMPGLTATGGNLDVTRPVTLSEDGTFTQFASTRATSRRQEQPQNFLNHSSGVTGGGTWQAADWGVESSASFSRSTEDFETDLGQWVSKSNANNVAFDYTDRNFWRWTQFSGTSFFDPAGLGINSSRHRNEFSKNEEYAGRLDANRTFELGHTPVKFQAGWKSRWNTKYDSNDVANYGAMRSGTLDLSDARLGGAVAISPDFLGGRYDFGPFVPLQNWVEFFNANRAQLNRDTGVYVDSTAGLFVPNISSSLNATLANDYKSHEDIHAGYLRADWNWGKLGVIAGARLERTDFDVRARQQNTTVANTNPARYQPYYHASSYDNWLPGVHLRYELNKKFILRAAWTNTIARPSAAAQLPNFTVDPVNLTISGGNPTLHPVESTNFDVSAEYYFSSIGVASVGAFSKSIDGPIYPSVSALQFDAGAGPQRFIYSTSLNAGKATLRGIEVSYTQQLRFLPSPFDGLGIYTNYTITDSSVDIPSRPGESFPLFNQSKWLGNAALFYQKYGLTARLAYTLRSGYLTTLVGPGTDTYWDSDHRLDLQVGYKFLNHWTVQFQANNLENTPERQYHGTSSRQEFYGLTGRFYSLGVTWEL; from the coding sequence ATGAAACTACCCCGCTTGTTTGTCGCCACGGCCGTGCTGGCTCTGGCTGGCGCCGTTGCCGCCTTCGCCCAGTCTTCCGGTTCCATCGTCGGTCGCGTGACCGATGCGAATAACGCCAGTGCCCTGCCGGGCGTGGAAATTTCCGTCGCCGGCACGAGCGCGACGACGAGCACGTTGCCGGACGGCACTTATCGGATCAGCGGTCTGCCGGCGGGGTCCTGCTCCCTGACCTTCGCCTATCTCGGCTACGATGCGCAGACGGGCACGGTCGCGGTGGTTGCGGGGCAGGAGGCGATTTTGAACGCCCGGCTCGGTTCCGAGATCGTGCAGTTGGCTGAATTCAAAGTCGGCGGCGTGCGCGAGGGCCAGGCACGCGCCCTCAACCAGCAAAAGACCGCGGGCAACATCAAGAACATCGTCGCGGCGGACGCGATCGGCAACTTTCCGGACAAGAATGTCGCCGAGTCGCTACAGCGCATCTCGGGCGTCTCGACGGTCAGCCTGCGTGGCGAGCCGCTCTACGTGACCATTCGCGGCGCGAGCCCGCAGTGGAATTCCGTCAGCTTGGACGGCATGTCCGTGCTCTCGGCCAACGGCGCGCACAGCGATGCGCTCGGCGGCGACATGCGCTCGGTGCAACTGGACGTTTTGTCCTCCTCGCAGGTCGGCAGCATGGAGGTCGTCAAGGCCATCACGCCCGATCTCGACGGCGACAGCATCGGCGGCGCGGTGCTGCTCAAGGGACGGAGCGCGTTCGACTACGGGCGACGGGTGGCGACCGCGAGCCTCGCGGGCACGCACAACGATCTCGCGGACAAGTCCGGCTATCGCGGCACCTTCAGCTATTCCGACGTGCTCGGCGCCAACCAGGATTGGGGCGTGAGCGTGAGTTACAGCAAGGAGCGCAAGACGGAGCTCGAGCAAAGCAACGAGACGAACGACTGGTTTAAGATGACGGCGACGGTGAACGGCGCGACGATGACCGGATACGTCCCGACGACGCTGCTCCAGACCTACATTTACGACGTGCGCGAACGCGAAGCGGTCAGTGCGGCGTTGGAAAAGAAGATCGGCCGCGTCGGGCGCGTGTTTGTGCGCGGCTTTTGGAATAAATTCTCCGAAGACGATGAGCGCTACGGTTCGCGCTACATGCCGGGTCTGACCGCCACGGGTGGCAACTTGGACGTCACGCGCCCGGTGACGCTCTCGGAGGACGGCACGTTCACGCAGTTCGCCTCCACGCGCGCCACCTCGCGCCGGCAGGAGCAGCCGCAGAATTTTCTGAATCATTCCAGCGGCGTCACCGGCGGCGGCACATGGCAGGCGGCCGATTGGGGCGTGGAAAGCTCCGCATCGTTCAGCCGCTCGACGGAGGATTTCGAGACCGATCTGGGACAGTGGGTGAGCAAATCGAACGCGAACAACGTCGCCTTCGACTACACCGATCGCAATTTCTGGCGCTGGACACAGTTCAGCGGCACGTCGTTCTTCGATCCCGCGGGTTTGGGCATCAACTCCTCCCGGCACCGCAACGAGTTTTCAAAGAACGAGGAATACGCCGGCCGGCTGGATGCGAACCGCACTTTCGAGCTCGGGCACACGCCGGTGAAATTCCAAGCCGGCTGGAAGAGCCGCTGGAACACGAAATACGACAGCAACGACGTGGCGAACTACGGCGCGATGCGCAGCGGCACGCTCGATCTGAGCGATGCGCGTCTCGGCGGCGCGGTTGCGATTTCTCCCGACTTCCTCGGAGGGCGCTACGATTTCGGGCCATTCGTTCCGCTGCAGAACTGGGTCGAGTTCTTCAACGCGAATCGCGCGCAGCTCAACCGCGACACCGGCGTCTACGTCGATTCCACCGCCGGCTTGTTCGTGCCGAACATCAGCAGCTCGCTCAACGCGACGCTCGCCAACGACTACAAGTCGCACGAGGACATCCACGCCGGTTACCTGCGGGCGGATTGGAACTGGGGAAAACTCGGCGTCATCGCCGGCGCGCGTTTGGAGCGCACCGACTTCGACGTGCGCGCGCGCCAGCAGAACACCACGGTGGCGAACACCAATCCCGCGCGCTACCAGCCGTATTACCACGCGAGCAGCTACGACAATTGGCTGCCGGGCGTGCATCTGCGCTATGAGCTGAACAAAAAATTCATCCTGCGAGCGGCCTGGACGAACACGATCGCGCGTCCCAGCGCGGCCGCGCAGCTGCCGAACTTCACGGTCGACCCCGTCAATCTCACGATCAGCGGCGGCAATCCTACGCTGCATCCCGTCGAGTCGACGAATTTCGACGTGTCCGCGGAGTATTACTTCTCGTCGATCGGCGTGGCGTCGGTCGGGGCGTTTTCAAAATCGATCGACGGTCCGATCTACCCGAGCGTTTCCGCGCTGCAGTTCGATGCCGGCGCGGGACCGCAGCGTTTCATCTACTCGACTTCGCTCAATGCCGGCAAAGCCACGCTGCGCGGCATCGAGGTCAGCTACACGCAGCAGCTGCGTTTCCTGCCGAGTCCGTTCGACGGGCTGGGCATCTACACGAACTACACGATCACCGACTCGAGCGTCGATATTCCGTCCCGCCCCGGCGAAAGCTTCCCGCTGTTCAACCAGTCCAAGTGGCTCGGCAACGCGGCGCTATTCTACCAGAAATACGGTCTCACGGCGCGGCTCGCCTACACCTTGCGCTCCGGCTACCTCACCACGCTCGTCGGGCCGGGCACCGACACCTATTGGGACAGCGATCACCGGCTGGATCTGCAGGTCGGATACAAATTCCTGAATCACTGGACGGTCCAATTCCAGGCCAACAATCTCGAGAACACGCCGGAGCGGCAGTATCACGGCACGTCGTCGCGTCAGGAGTTCTACGGCCTGACGGGCCGTTTCTACTCACTCGGTGTCACCTGGGAACTCTGA
- a CDS encoding type II/IV secretion system protein, whose product MTPPSSTPAARTHPELLTRMLAANQLAASDADAFVAVSTAEPDAVTEERVLRWLAQEYGLSFATLEAIEPDQELLALFPARLLLRDELLPLRRADGRIEVATARLFASSGLDGLRALADQRLQPVLATTEAIQRELKKHLGVGADTIDTLDEAGGLQVLDEDTRGQTTDLDEAAEDASIIRFVNQVLKDAIDLRASDIHLEPFEDELRIRYRIDGVLQEIPVPAQVKRFQSAIGARVKILSHLNIAEKRLPQDGRIKVRIEGAEVDIRVSVIPMLHGEAVVMRLLRQDKSLLGASELGMAPRELACLHRVLHLPHGIVLVTGPTGSGKTSTLYTALHEINDTERKIITIEDPIEYQLKGVNQIQVSEKAGLTFARGLRSILRHDPDVILIGEIRDQETAQIAVQASLTGHLVFSTLHTNDAAGAVTRLVDMGIEPYLVSSSLEAVLAQRLVRLLCPHCKAVDTSPETQRGKAVLGVPADATVYRAVGCRECRSTGYHGRRAIFEWMDVDADIRRLVLEHASTDTIRTAAARGGMTTLAQDGGRLVAAGVTTIEEVLSVTTAQELAPARPA is encoded by the coding sequence ATGACGCCCCCTTCCTCCACTCCGGCAGCTCGGACGCATCCCGAGCTGCTCACGCGCATGCTCGCGGCCAATCAGCTCGCCGCAAGCGACGCCGACGCCTTCGTCGCCGTGTCGACCGCCGAGCCCGACGCCGTCACCGAGGAGCGCGTGCTGCGCTGGCTGGCCCAGGAATACGGCCTCTCGTTCGCCACCCTCGAGGCCATCGAGCCCGATCAGGAGCTCCTCGCGCTCTTCCCCGCGCGCCTCCTGCTGCGCGACGAACTGCTGCCGCTCCGCCGCGCCGACGGTCGCATCGAGGTCGCCACCGCCCGGCTCTTCGCCAGCAGCGGCCTCGATGGCCTGCGCGCCCTCGCCGACCAGCGCCTCCAACCCGTGCTCGCCACCACCGAGGCGATCCAGCGCGAACTCAAGAAACACCTCGGCGTCGGCGCCGACACGATCGACACCCTCGACGAAGCCGGAGGCCTGCAAGTGCTCGACGAGGACACGCGCGGCCAGACCACCGACCTCGACGAGGCCGCCGAGGACGCCTCGATCATCCGTTTCGTCAACCAAGTCCTCAAGGACGCCATCGATCTCCGCGCCTCCGACATCCACCTCGAGCCATTCGAGGACGAGCTGCGCATCCGCTACCGCATCGACGGCGTGCTCCAGGAAATCCCCGTGCCCGCGCAGGTGAAGCGCTTCCAGTCCGCCATCGGCGCGCGCGTGAAGATTCTCAGCCACCTCAACATCGCCGAGAAGCGCCTCCCGCAGGACGGCCGCATCAAGGTCCGCATCGAGGGCGCCGAGGTCGACATCCGCGTCTCCGTCATCCCGATGCTGCACGGCGAGGCCGTCGTCATGCGTCTGTTGCGTCAGGACAAATCCCTCCTCGGCGCGAGCGAACTCGGCATGGCCCCGCGCGAACTCGCCTGCCTCCACCGCGTGCTGCACCTCCCGCATGGCATCGTCCTCGTCACCGGCCCGACCGGCTCCGGCAAGACCTCCACACTCTACACCGCGCTGCACGAGATCAACGACACCGAGCGCAAGATCATCACCATCGAGGACCCGATCGAATACCAGCTCAAGGGCGTGAACCAGATCCAGGTCTCCGAAAAAGCCGGCCTCACCTTCGCCCGCGGCCTGCGCTCCATCCTGCGCCACGACCCCGACGTCATCCTCATCGGCGAAATCCGCGACCAGGAAACCGCGCAGATCGCCGTGCAGGCCTCGCTGACCGGCCACCTCGTCTTCTCGACGCTGCACACCAACGACGCCGCCGGCGCTGTCACGCGCCTCGTCGACATGGGCATCGAACCTTACCTCGTTTCCTCCTCGCTCGAAGCCGTGCTCGCGCAACGTCTCGTCCGCCTGCTCTGCCCGCATTGCAAGGCCGTCGACACCAGTCCGGAAACCCAACGCGGCAAAGCCGTGCTTGGCGTCCCCGCCGATGCCACCGTCTACCGCGCCGTCGGTTGCCGCGAATGCCGCTCGACCGGTTACCACGGCCGCCGCGCCATCTTCGAATGGATGGACGTCGATGCCGACATCCGCCGCCTCGTGCTCGAACATGCCTCGACCGACACCATCCGCACCGCCGCCGCGCGCGGCGGCATGACCACGCTGGCCCAGGATGGCGGCCGCCTCGTCGCCGCCGGCGTCACCACGATCGAGGAAGTCCTCAGCGTCACAACGGCACAAGAGCTCGCACCGGCGCGCCCCGCCTGA